The Coraliomargarita sinensis genomic sequence TGCCCGCGAGGCCCTGCGTCTGGCAGATACAAAGCTTCCTTTCCACTGCCGCTTCGTTTCCCGCGAAGAAGAGGTATAACACAAATACGTTTTAGAAATTTATCATGAGCACAAAAGATATTCGTGAAATGTCCGAGGCTGAAATAGAAAAGCAGCTGCGTGACACCCGTGACGCTCAAGTCGATCTCCGCATGCGTAAGCAGACCGGCCAGGTCGAACACCCGCACCAATTCAAGGAAATGCGCCGCCAGATCGCGCGCCTTGAAACCATCCTCAAGGAAAAGAAGTTGGCCTCCGCCAGCGCTTAAACATTTAGCCGATCACTCATATGGAAGCTGTCGCTACACGTAATTCCCGTAAGACCCTTGTCGGAACTGTCTCCAGTCGTTCCGGTGACAAAACCATCAAGGTCACTTACTCCTATAAAGTTCCGCACCCGCTCTACAAAAAGGAGATTCGGCGCAAGACCGTGGTCCACGCACACGACGAGAAAAACGAGTGCGGCCTTGGCGACAAGGTGGAGATCATGGAAACCCGCCCGCTGAGCAAGCTCAAGCGCTGGCGCGTCACCCGCGTGCTCGAAGTCGCTCCCAAACTCGGCGACGAGGAATAAAAATTTACAAATTTCCAATAAGGAGACCCTTACTATGATTCAGATGAACAGCCGCGTTTTCGTCGCGGACAACACAGGCGCCAAATCGGCAGAGATGATCCGTCGTCTCGGCCAAAGCAAGCGCAGCGCTGATGTTGGCGACGTCGTTGTTTGCACCGTGAAGGAAGCCGCCACCGATGCTTCCGTCAAAAAGGGCGAAGTCGTTCGCGCCGTGGTCGTCCGCACCAAGGCCCCCGTTCGCCGTGGTGATGGCAGCTACTTGCGTTTCGATAACAACGCAGTCGTTATCATTAATCCGGATGGAAATCCGAGAGGCACACGTATTTTTGGACCGGTTGCCCGTGAGCTCCGCGCCAAATACATGAAGATCATTTCACTTGCACCGGAGGTTCTCTAACATGGCTAAAGCAATCAAACGCGAACAGGAAGTTGTCGTTATCTCCGGCGCCCACAAGGGCAAGCGGGGTAAGGTCCTTGAAGTCCGGGCTCCGGAAAAGGTCCTTGTGGAAGGCGTCAACCTCGTCACGAAATACGAGCGCAAGTCTCAGGAGAATCCGGAAGGCGGCTCCGTCGAGAAGGAAGCTCCCATCCACTATTCCAACGTCATGCTGGCCGAGAAGTTTGATGCCAAGAGCAAATAATCATTGCCAGCTCAGCTAACTCAGGCACTTTCACGCACTTTTTCTTCACCATCATCGAAAACCATTAGCTAGTCGGGCCAGAAATCCGGCTAAACATACGATGTCAAAAGCACTCCTACAGAAACTCTACACCGAAACGGTTGTTCCCGGGCTTAAAAAGAAGTTCGGCTACGAAAACGCGCACCAAGTGCCCGCGGTTAAAAAGATCGTTATCAACTCCGGTTTTACTGCGACCGCAGACAAGAACCACATCAACTATGTGGCAGAAGAGATCGCCAAGATTACTGGACAGCGTCCGGTGACGACCAAGGCGAAGCTCAGTATCTCCAATTTCAAGCTTCGTGAAGGCCAACCGATCGGTTGCAAGGTCACGCTCCGCGGTGAGGCCATGTATGATTTCATGATGCGCCTGATCAACATCGCTCTGCCCTGCATTCGCGACTTTCGTGGCGTACCCTCCAAGCTGGACGGCCAGGGTAACTACACGCTTGGTATTTCCGACCACACCATCTTTCCGGAAGTGAGTGCCGAAGGTACGTCCGCTACGATCGGTATGGATATCTCTTTCGCAACCAGCGCGGGAACGGATGAAGAGGGGCGCGAACTGCTCCGCCTTTTCGGTATGCCTTTCCGCAAGTCCAGTTCCGAAGTGGCTGCTGAGGAAGCTGCCGCAGCAACCGCGGAACAGGCAAACGCATAACTTTACGATCCAGGACACAACATGGCAAAAAAATCTGCAATTCAACGCAATCTGAAGCGCGTGCGTATGATCGAAAAATACGCAAAGAAGCGTGCTGAGCTGAAGGCAATCCTCGCGGATCCCGAAACTCCGGACGAAGAGTTTTACAAGGCTCAGGCCAAGCTCTCGAAGCTGCCCAAGAACAGCTCCCCGATCCGTGCGCGCAACCGCTGCTCCGTCACCGGTCGTCCCCGCGCATTCATCCGCAAGTTCGGTCTCTCCCGTATCACATTCCGTGAGCTCGCCACCCAAGGCAAGATTCCCGGTGTGACTAAATCCTCCTGGTAAGCAAACGACTTACTTCACTTCTGAAAACCCAGCAGTTTCAAGACTATGGCAGTTCACGATACAATCGGCGATTTCCTCACCACCATCCGTAACGCAAGCGCGGCGCATAAGGACACCTGCACAATGCAGAGCTCCAAAATGCGCGCCGCAATCGCTGCGATCCTTAAGGATGAGGGCTACATTAACGACGTCAGCGAAGGCGAAAATGAAAAGGGTTTCAAAACCCTGACGCTTTCTCTCAAGTTTGTCGGTGACACACCGGCGATCACAGGCATCGAGCGTCACAGTACGCCCGGTCGTCGTCTCTACTATGGTTGCAAAGACATCCCCCGTGTACTCGGTGGACTTGGTGTCGCCATCCTGACAACCTCGAAAGGCGTGATGCGCGCCCGCGATGCCCGCGAAGCTGGCGTCGGCGGTGAGCTCGTCTGCAAAGTCTGGTAATAGAAAGGCACTACGATGAGCAGAATTGGTAAACTTCCCGTCCCCGTCCTCGACAAGGCAACCGTCGCTATCGATGGTCAAACCGTCCGTGTCGAAGGGCCTAAGGGCAAACTCGAAAAAACATTCGACCGCTCGGTCAACATCGAACTCGCCGACAGCGAGGTGCGTGTGACTCCGGCAGATAAGAGCCCGCACGCTTATGCGATGTACGGCACTGTCCGGTCCATCATCAACAACATGGTGATCGGCGTCGTCGAAGGCTACAAGAAAGAGCTTGAGCTCAAAGGTGTCGGTTTCCGCGGCGCGCTTAAGGGCAACGTTCTGGATATGGCCCTCGGCAAGTCACACCCGTGTGAGATCACAATTCCCGAAGGCATCACCGTCACTGTGAAGGAAAACACGAAGATCACAGTCGAAGGTGCCGACAAACAGATGGTGGGCGAAATTACCGCCTCCATTTATGCATTCTACCCGGCCGAGCCTTACAAGGGCAAGGGTGTCCACATCGTTGGCAAATACGTCCGCCGCAAGGAGGGTAAGAAGTCCGCTTAATTATTAGCTGAGGCCTAGTTATGAAACTTCAGAAGAAACAATCTCTCGCACAGAAGCGCCGCTGGCGCATTCGCAAGAAGGTCCAGGGCACCGCAGAGCGCCCGCGCCTTGCTGTGCATTTCTCCAACAAGCACATCTACGCGCAATGCATCGACGACGTAAAGGGCCACACCTTGGCCTACGTTACCTCCGTCGGTGGAAAAGATACCGATCTCAAAGCGAACAGCGAAGGCGCCAATGCCCTGGGCAAGGCTATCGCTGAAAAAGCCAAGACGGCCGGTATCGAAAGTGTTGTCTTCGACCGTGCCGGTCGTCGCTATCACGGTTGCGTTAAGTCATTCGCCGAAGCCGCCCGCGAAGGTGGACTCCAGTTCTAAGAATCTACATGAGCAAACAAAACAGATCATTTTCGCCGGCTGACCAAGCCGAAGAAGCTCCCGAGTTCGTCGAGAAAGTCGTGCACATCAACCGTTGTGCGAAAGTCGTGAAGGGTGGTCGCCGCTTCAGCTTCGCCGCGCTGGTTGTCGTGGGCGATCAGAAGGGCCAGGTCGGTGTCGGTTACGGCAAGGCCAAGGAAGTTCCCGAGTGTATCCGCAAAGGCACCGAACAAGCCAAGAAGAACCTCGTCGAAGTTAAACTCCGTGGCGACACCATCCCGCACCACGTGTTGGGTGAGGCCGACGGCGGTAAAGTGCTGCTTCGTCCCGCATCGGACGGTACGGGTGTTATCGCTGGCGGTGGTTGCCGTGCGGTTCTCGAATCCGTCGGTATTAAAAACATTCTCTCCAAATCACTCGGCTCGAACAATCACCTCGCCATGGTGAAGGCTACGATGGACGCACTCCAGCAGCTTCGTTCGAACGAGGAAATTCAAAACGTCCGCTTCGGTGACAAAGTCGCCGCCGAAGCCTAAGGATCCTTAAGTCATGAACCTTCAAAGCATTCCCACTATCAAAGGTGCCACTCACCCGACCAAGCGTCTTGGACGCGGCGAGGGCAGTGGACACGGCAAAACTTCTGGCAAGGGCCACAAGGGTCAGAAAGCACGCTCCGGTGGCGGTATCCGCATCGGTTTCGAGGGTGGTCAAATGCCGCTCTATCGTAAGCTTCCACGTCGTGGTTTTAACAACAAGAACTTCAAGACCACCTTCCAACTGGTGAATGTCGGTGACCTCGAAAAGCTCGAGGGCGATGCCGTCAACCGCGAGTCTCTTGTGAAGGCCGGCCTTATCCGTGACAACGATCAGGGGGTGAAGTTGCTCGGTGACGGTGAGCTCTCCAAGGCATTTACCGTCGAGGTCGATAAAGTTTCCGGTTCCGCCAAGTCGAAAATCGAAGCTGCCGGCGGCAAGATCGTCGAAGCTGCGGTTGAGAGTGCCGAACCGGCCGAGACGGCAGAAGCCGAAGAAAAGGACGACGCATAAGCCGGTTCTCCCCGAACCGGCAGTAAGGGCTATCATCAATGCTTTCTGCTTTTACCAATTCCCTGAAAATTCCCGAGCTGCGCCAGAAGATCTTCTTCACTCTGGCGCTTCTTTTCATTGCTCGTGTGGGTGCGAATATTCCGCTCCCCGGCATGAACATCGGGCCGATTGAGGACTTTTTTGCTTCCCAGGGCGGATCCAACGGAGTGGTCGGCATGTTCAACATGTTTACCGGCGGCGCGCTATTGAAAGGGGCCGTATTCGCTTTGGGGATTATGCCCTACATCAGTGCCTCGATTATTATGCAACTGGTAGGCGCGGTATTTCCCACAATTGCGCGTCTTCAGCAGGAAGGTGATGTCGGTCGTCAAAAGATCAACCAGTACACCCGCTATCTCACGATTGCCATTTGCATCGTGCAGGGCTTGTTGCTGCTCGTCGCTCTCTCGACAAACCCGGGTAGCTTGATCGGACAGGGTTTTAACCCGGCCGAATACGGTGAAGTCGTGATCGCCGGACAGGTGCCGTTTTTGATTACGGGTACGATCTTCCTGACCGCCGGCACCATGATCATGGTTTGGCTCGGCGAGCAGATTACCCAGAAGGGTATCGGTAATGGTATTTCGCTCTTGATTACGGTCAGTATTATTTCGGGTCTTCCGGGTGCAGTCGCCGCAGCTTATCAGATGTTTGTCGCTCCGGTCGGTTCTGAAGGTGCCGCCCTTGGTGTGCCGGAAGGCGTACTTATGCTGGCACTGCTCTTTGCCGTGACTGCGGGGCTGGTGGCCATCACCCAGGCCCAGCGTAAGATCCCGGTCCAGTATGCGAAGCGTGTGGTCGGTCGTAAAGTCTACGGCGGACAAAGCTCCTTCCTTCCGCTCAAGGTCAATTACGCCGGTGTGATGCCTGTTATTTTCGGTAGCGCGATTTTGATGTTCCCGGCTCAAATACTGAGCTATCTCGGTTCCGCTACGGGGATGCGTTTCTTTAACGACTTTGCCGATTCGATTGCCCACGGTCGCCCGGCTTACTACATCATTTTCGGTCTTCTCATTCTGATATTCAGTTACTTCTGGGTATCGATGATGTTTAAACCCATTCAGATCGCGGATGATTTGAAGAAGAACGGTGGCTACATCCCCGGCGTTCGCCCGGGTGAGCCAACAGCAAAGTTCCTCGACTACATCATGACGCGCCTGACCTTGTTCGGTGCACTGTCACTGACACTGATCGCGCTTTTCCCCGACATTCTCCTGTACGCCTACAATGTGCCTTTCAGCGTCGCTATTTTCTTCGGCGGGACGGGTATGTTGATTACCGTTGGTGTGCTTCTCGACACCATGCGCCAGATTGAGACTTACCTGCTTCAGCGCCACTACGACGGTTTCCTGAAGAAGGGTAAAATGCGCGGTCGTTCCGCGGCCCGCACCAAGCAGATCGTCGATACCGCCGGCCTGCAGGATTTCTGGACAGCCTGGCGCCCGCTGCTCTTCATCGCGGTGGCCCTGTTCGTCCTCGGAATCGTTTCCTGGTTTTTAAATCTCGGCTAAGCCCTGCTGGCCGGACCATACGCCGAAGGAGTTCTGATTACCCGGATCTTCTTCGTTTCCCACCTGTTCTTTGATTCACCTTAGCTAAGCCGACCGATGAAATACATTCGTTCCGACGAAGAAATTCAATCGATTCGTGAAGCCTGCCAAATCGCAGCCACTGTCCTCAAGGCACTGGTCGATGCGACTGAAGCGGGAGTGACGACCTACGACTTGGATCAGCTCGGCCGCAAGCAGATTGAAGCGCTCGGTGCGCAAAGCGCCTGCCATAACTACCGCTCCGGCAATCATGTCTTTCCGGCCTACACCTGCATCTCCGTCAATGAGGAGATCGTGCATGGTATCGGCACAATGAAACGGGTCATACAACCCGGCGATGTGGTTTCACTGGACGTGGTCGTGTCTCACAACGGCTACATCGGCGACAACGCCACCACCGTATTGGTGGAGCCTGTTGCCGAAGAAAACGCGGATCTCATCGCGGCAACCCGCGAATCCCTCGATTACGCGATTACTTTCGCCCGTGCCGGAAACCGCGTGGGCGACATCTCCAACGCCGTCGAACGGTACATCAAGCGCCACAATTACGGTATCGTCCGTGATTTTGTCGGGCACGGGGTCGGCAAGACCATGCATGAGCCGCCGCAAATTCCGAATTTTGGTCGGCGCGGCAGTGGAGCGCTCCTCAAGCCCGGCATGGCCCTGGCTATCGAGCCCATGATCAATCTCGGCACCGGTAAGGTGAAATTACTGGACGACGGCTGGACTGCCGTCACACAGGACGGAAAGTCTTCCGCCCACTTCGAACACACCGTTCTCGTGACCAACGGGGACCCGGAAATTTTAACAATTCCAAAAAATTAACTTTTCAAACTAACTTAAACTGCTATTTTCCACCGCTTTCCCGTAATTCTGCGGGTCAAAACCACTTTTTATTATGCCACGTATCCTTGGAGTCGATATACCCGCCAACAAGAAGCTAGAATACTCGCTTCGTTATGTTTATGGCATCGGGCCAACACGCGCGAAAGCTGTCGTTGCGGAGTCAGGTCTCGATCCTGATCGCCGTGCCGGCGACCTCAGTGAAGAAGAGGTCAACCAGCTCGCATCCATCATCGGTGATAAGCAGTACCTCTGCGAAGGTGATCTCCGCCGCGAGCGCACTGCGAATCTCAAGCGCCTCTCTGCCATCCGCAGTGTGCGGGGCATGCGCCATATGCGCGGACTCCCGGTTCGCGGTCAACGTACCAAGACAAACGCCCGCACCCGTAAAGGTGCGATCAAGCCCGTTCGTAAGTAATTACGCACCAACCAGCTATTTCCCATGAGCGAAGAAGAAGTTAAAGCAACTGAAGAAGAAGAAAAGGTCGCCGCAGCCGCCGCCACTGAAGAAGGCGCTGAGCCTGAAAAGAAAAAAGAGGTGACTGCTGAGGACCTCCTCAAGAGCGAGCTTGATGGCGTCAAGATTCGGCGTGCCAAGGGAAGTAAGAATATTACTTCCGGCGTGGTCAATGTGCTCGCCACCTTCAACAACACAAAAGTCACGTTCACCGACGCTCGTGGTAACGTCATTTCCTGGTCCAGCGCTGGCAAGTGCAACTTCCGCGGCTCCCGCAAGTCCACTGCCTACGCCGCGCAGGTGGTGACTCAGGATGCCGGACGTGTCGCCATGTCCCACGGCATGAAGGAAGTCGTCGTCAAGCTCAAGGGCCCGGGTATGGGTCGCGACTCCGCAGTCCGTGCACTTCAATCTCTCGGTATGATCGTAACTGAAATCGTGGATGTGACTCCGGTCCCCCACAACGGTTGCCGTTCTCCGAAACGTCGTCGCGTCTAAACTGACTCTGCCAGTCAGACGCATTCAATCCTAGTTAGCAGATACAATAACAGCACACCATGGCCCGTTACACAGGACCTACAACCCGCATCAACCGTCGCTTCAGTCAGGCGATCTTTGCCCCGACTAAAGCTTTTGAGCGTAAACCGCACCCTCCCGGCCAGCACGGCCCGCGTTTGCGCCGCAAATTGAGCGAATACGCGATCGGTTTGAACGAAAAGCAGAAACTGCGCTTCATGTATGGCATGACGGAGAAGCAGTTCCGCCTCACTTTCGAAAAAGCCAAAAACACCCGTGGTGTGACTGGTGAGATTTTCCTTCAAATGTTGGAAAGTCGTCTGGACAGCGTGATCTACCGCCTGGGCTTTGCCAAGTCACGCGCGGCAGCACGTCAGTTTGTGGGTCACGGCCATATCTTGGTGAATGGTGTTAAGACCGACATCCCCAGCTTTATGGTGAAAGAGGGTGATGAGATCGAAGTGCGTGAGCGTACTTCCTCCCGTCAGCTCGCGACCCGCTGCATGGAAGAGAGCCAGGCACGCACCGTACCGGAATGGCTGTCCCTGAATGCCGATGCTTTGAAAGCAACGGTCAATCATCTTCCTTCCAGCGAAGAGACTGAAGACTCCATCAACGTTCAACTGATTGTTGAATACTACAGCCGTTAGTGTTGGCGCTCTCATGCGCACACAAGTACGGTTTTCACCATTCCAACAAAAATAGTTAATTTAACATACAGCCCATCATGCCCAAGCGCTTAGGAAAATTCGAACTTCCAAATCGTCTGGTAAAAGTCGAAGAGACTGCTACCGACACTTTTGCAACCTTCCAAGCCGAGCCGTTTGAGACCGGTTACGGCCACACGATCGGAAATTCCCTCCGTCGCGTGCTGCTCAGCTCCATCGAGGGTGCGGCCATCTCTTCCATCAAGATCGACGGGGTTCAACACGAATTCCAGAGTGTTGAAGGCATTGTTGAAGATGTCACCGACATCGTCCTCAATCTGAAAAAGGTTCTTCTGGTTTCCGAGTCCCGTGAGACTACCACACTTGTCATCGATGTGAATCGCGACGGTGTCGTCACCGCTGCGGATATTCAGGAGGATGCCAACTTCAAGGTCATCAACCCGGAGCAAGTCATTTGCACGCTCGATAAAAAGCAGCGTTTCCTCGCCGAGCTCGAAGTTCGTGTCGGTCGCGGATACTGCGCCGGTGAGGATAACAAGAAGCCGGATCAGGCTATCGGCGTGATCGCTATCGACTCACTCTTCAGCCCGGTCAAGCTCGTCAAGTATTCCGTCGAGAACACCCGTGTCGGTCAGGAGATGGACTACGACAAACTTATTCTGGAAGTGACGACCGATGGTCGCATCACTCCGGACGATGCGCTCAAGCAAAGCGCTGCCATCCTCAAGCACCACCTCGACGTCTTCGACGAAGTATCGCAGGACGACATCGAGTTCGAAAGCGAGAGCAAGGAAATCAGCGAAGAGCAAAACCGCCTGCGCAAGCTGCTCAACATGAGCGTGAACGAAATCGAACTTTCGGTGCGTGCGGCGAACTGCTTGAACAACGCCAACATCACATCGGTTGGCGAGCTTGCCATGAAGTCCGAACAGGAGATGCTGAAATACCGTAACTTCGGTAAGAAGTCTCTCAACGAAATCAAAGACAAGCTCGAACAACTCGGCCTCTCGCTGGGTATGAAGATCGACGAGCGCCTGCTTGAAAAGGGCACAGAACTTTAATCCACTATTATACGCTAGAAAGAATTTAGATAATGCGTCACGGCAAAAGAAAACACAAACTCGGCGTATCCGGTCCACACCGTTCGGCTATGATGGGCAATCTCGCGGTTGCACTCATCACTCATGGACGCATCGAGACGACACTGGCCAAGGCTAAGGCCTTACGCCCATTCATTGAAAAGATTATCACGCTGGCTAAGAAAGCCGACAAGGCCAACGATGCTGCCCGCAAGCTGCATTTCCGTCGTCTGGCGATCGCCCGTGTGCGCGATAAGAAGGCAGTCGCACAGCTCTTTGACGAGCGTGTGAGCGAATTTGTCGACCGTGCGGGTGGTTACACCCGTATCTACAAGCTCGGCCAGCGTGTCGGCGATGCGGCTGAAATGGCCCTCATCGAACTCATCGACGGTAACGACGAAGGCTACGAGAAGCCCAAGAAAAAGGCTGCGAAAAAGGCCGCCAAGAAAGCTGCGAAAAAGTCAGCGAAGAAGGCGACCAAAAAGGCCGCCAAAAAAGCAGCAAAGAAGGTTGCGAAAAAGGACGATGCCGACGCCGAAGAAGAAGCTGCCGAGGATACTTCCAAGGAAGAAGAGGCCAAGGCCGAAACTGCTGCCAAGGCAGCTGCGGCAGAAGCAACTGAAAGCAGCGAGCCGGAAGAAGCATCTGACGATTCCAAAGAGGAAAAGAAGGATAGCTAAGCGGCAATTCCTGCAAATAAAATTTCCAAAAGCGCATCCATTTGGGATGCGCTTTTTTATGGGCCAAAACTAAGCCGCTTTATTTCTCACTCCGGCTGTCCTCGTCGAGCTCTTCCGCGGTGACCCAGCAGTAAAAGCCCAGCCAAAGGCATTGCGAGTAGCGGTAGGTCAGGATGGGCATGATTGCAGATCCCAGAAAACACAAAATGATTGTGGGCCAGCCGGGGAGCCATCCGGCCCACCAAATCAGTAGCATAGGGAATAAGTAGAACCCACAGACCATCGCGTAGTTGATCGCCATTGCGCCGCTGTAAAATCCGTCCTCCCGGGTGAAATCCATTTTGCAGTGCGGGCAACTCTCGTGGCGTACAAAGAGGGTTTTCGTGATCGGGCCGACGCCGCAACGCGGGCACCTGTTCATCATCCCCCTTTTGAAGCATTCGAAGTTATTGGATAAATTCATGGCTTTGCGGGTGACTGAAGAGTGCGTTGGATAAAGTTGACCCATTTGTGGCGAAGTCCCTTTCGTTCACTGACAGGAAGAAGGAAATCCATAGGGGGCTTTTGATTGCGGTTACTAACAGATGCCGCAGGTCAATGTTTGGTCGGATGGAAATCCTCGGGGGCAAGGCGCACGGTTTCATTTTCGGACGCCTGCACACTTTTAGAAAGGCCGCCGTAAGTAACTTTAAAGGCAGGCTGCGCATGTTTGCCGGGATGGATAGTCGTATTTTTCAGCTTCCCGTTTTCCCACTCGATATCGACGGTATAGTCGCCCCGGGCGCGCAGGCCTTTGACGTGGCCATCAGGCCAGTAGCTGGATGGGAGCGCGGGCAGCAACTTGATCTCGTTGTTGTGACTGTGAAGCAGCATTTCAGCGACGGCTGCCGCAGCGCCGAAGTTGCCGTCGATCTGAAAGGGTGGGTGTGTATCCCAAAGATTATCCAAGGTCGATTTTACAAGAATGGCGTGCAGATTTTCGTAAGCTTTTTCGGCGTCACTGAGACGCGCCATCATGCCGATCGTCCATGCGCGGCTCCAACCGGTGTGAGCGCCACCATTTTGAAGGCGATATTCTA encodes the following:
- the rplQ gene encoding 50S ribosomal protein L17 codes for the protein MRHGKRKHKLGVSGPHRSAMMGNLAVALITHGRIETTLAKAKALRPFIEKIITLAKKADKANDAARKLHFRRLAIARVRDKKAVAQLFDERVSEFVDRAGGYTRIYKLGQRVGDAAEMALIELIDGNDEGYEKPKKKAAKKAAKKAAKKSAKKATKKAAKKAAKKVAKKDDADAEEEAAEDTSKEEEAKAETAAKAAAAEATESSEPEEASDDSKEEKKDS
- a CDS encoding DUF983 domain-containing protein; translated protein: MNLSNNFECFKRGMMNRCPRCGVGPITKTLFVRHESCPHCKMDFTREDGFYSGAMAINYAMVCGFYLFPMLLIWWAGWLPGWPTIILCFLGSAIMPILTYRYSQCLWLGFYCWVTAEELDEDSRSEK